AAAATTTCCTATACTGATTCGGTTCAAGGTTAAGACTTTCAAGGGTGTTCCAAATTTCGGATCTTTTAGTGCTCCAAAAAGCCTACGGATATGCCGATTCTTTCCTTCTTCAAGCTCAACTAAGAGTTTTGTTTTAGCTCCACCAATACCTACTTTTACAACTTTTGCCTTTAATAGACCATAAATACTCTCCACTCCCTTACTAGCTTGAATAATATGTTCATCAGTAACAAAACCCCTAACCCAAACTTCATATACCTTAATACAATTGCCAGGTTTGGTTAAAATATCACCAATTTTACCATTAGTTGTAAATAACAAAAGCCCCTTAGACTCCAAATCAAGACGCCCTATTGGCATCCAGCCTTCATGAAAAGCCCAATCAGGTAATAAATCATAAACCGTCTTTCTGCCTAGGTCATCAGTTCGAGTAACCAAATATCCCTTGGGCTTATTAAGTACTAATAATATTTTAGAATTATTTGCTGTAATATTCATCAGGTATATCCTTTAGGTATTTTGATAAGCCCTAAATTAAGATTTTGCAAATAAACTTTAATTGTGAGATTCTCTATTTTAAAATATTTGTTGACATTATAGCCATTAAAGTAGCAATGACAGGAAAATAAAATCTTCTTTTATAATTGATTAGTATTTTGCCCTTGAAGTTTTAAAAGTAAATAATTTAATTGTTCCAGATAAGCTACTTTATTATAATTAGTTGAGTCAGAATTCATAAAACCATGGAGATAGTCTACTTTTGAAGTTTTTACATTTTCTTTTTTACATAAGTCAGATTGCAATTGTAAGACATCAAAATGAGTCTCCATTTTAGGAAAGATTAACTCCACTTCAAATAAAGGATTTACCTCTTTAAAATTTCTAATTTGAGAACCATAATAACAGATTCCACAGCTAATATTTTTAACTAATGGATTTGCAGATAATTTCCAAATAACAGAAGCCCCAACACTAAAGCCAATCAAAGTAGTATCTAAAGAGATAGATGTAGATATTTCCAATAATTTAGACAAATACTTATCAAGTCCTACCTTATCCATAAAATAAGAATAGGCTTCTGCTTCATTTTTAAAGTCCATATTTTTGCTATCATATGGATCTACAATAACAGTAGTATTTAACTCTTCACCTAATTTCTCTAAAGCAGGTGTTTTGCCAAATACATCTGAAACTAAAATTATATTCATAAAGCTCTACTTTATTTATTTTAATATATATTTTGACTTTATTGTTACAATACTTCGAGATACAAATATTCCACATAAAATTCCATATAATAAACTAATAATAGCAATAAATTCTATTTCACTAGCAATAGGTAATTTTCTTGCAATAACAACTGCA
This portion of the Arcobacter nitrofigilis DSM 7299 genome encodes:
- a CDS encoding pseudouridine synthase, whose product is MNITANNSKILLVLNKPKGYLVTRTDDLGRKTVYDLLPDWAFHEGWMPIGRLDLESKGLLLFTTNGKIGDILTKPGNCIKVYEVWVRGFVTDEHIIQASKGVESIYGLLKAKVVKVGIGGAKTKLLVELEEGKNRHIRRLFGALKDPKFGTPLKVLTLNRISIGNFKLDLEIGKWRYLSLEEEKTLV